The Pseudofrankia inefficax genome window below encodes:
- a CDS encoding LLM class flavin-dependent oxidoreductase → MTELDEATRQARTVLAADRVSFGCVAPRTRAGVAAAETAGAEALWVGGHVASPNGGPEALAWLARLSAQAERAVVGTAVLLLPLYQPAIVAKQLADLDVATGGRIALGAGVGGEYPAEFDACGVPLAGRGRRTDEAIGLLRELWTGEPVTWDGPLFPMQGVRMAPAPSQPGGPPVLVAGRQPVAMRRAARLGDGWMPYLYSAERYARSVAMVRAEAAAVGRDLDGFTWAAYLPFVIDDDGDRARRRAAEFLGGTYRQDFAAMIDRVAVAGTPEQVEARLGEYIAAGARHLALLPASRDGGEDMVLQALTDLAPRLRAAGARL, encoded by the coding sequence ATGACCGAGCTGGACGAGGCGACGCGGCAGGCGAGGACGGTTCTCGCGGCCGACCGGGTGAGCTTCGGCTGCGTCGCCCCACGGACCCGGGCCGGTGTCGCCGCCGCCGAGACCGCCGGCGCCGAGGCGCTGTGGGTCGGCGGCCATGTCGCGTCGCCGAACGGCGGCCCGGAGGCGCTGGCCTGGCTCGCCCGGCTCAGCGCGCAGGCCGAGCGGGCGGTGGTCGGGACCGCGGTGCTGCTGCTGCCGCTCTACCAGCCCGCGATCGTCGCGAAGCAGCTCGCCGACCTCGACGTGGCGACCGGCGGGCGCATCGCCCTCGGTGCCGGCGTGGGCGGTGAGTACCCGGCCGAGTTCGACGCCTGCGGGGTGCCGCTCGCCGGCCGGGGGCGGCGCACCGACGAGGCGATCGGCCTGCTGCGCGAGCTGTGGACGGGCGAGCCGGTGACCTGGGACGGACCGCTGTTCCCGATGCAAGGAGTGCGGATGGCGCCGGCGCCGAGCCAGCCGGGCGGGCCGCCGGTCCTCGTCGCCGGCCGGCAGCCCGTCGCGATGCGCCGCGCCGCCCGCCTCGGGGACGGCTGGATGCCGTACCTCTACTCGGCCGAGCGGTACGCCCGTTCGGTCGCGATGGTCCGGGCCGAGGCCGCCGCGGTCGGCCGGGACCTCGACGGGTTCACCTGGGCCGCCTATCTGCCGTTCGTCATCGACGACGACGGCGACCGGGCCCGCCGCCGGGCGGCCGAGTTCCTCGGCGGCACCTACCGGCAGGACTTCGCGGCGATGATCGACCGCGTCGCGGTCGCGGGGACCCCCGAGCAGGTCGAGGCACGCCTCGGCGAGTACATCGCGGCCGGAGCGCGCCATCTGGCGCTGCTGCCGGCCTCCCGGGACGGAGGAGAAGACATGGTCCTACAGGCCCTGACCGATCTCGCGCCGCGGCTGCGCGCCGCCGGAGCGAGGTTATGA